CTGTTTATCAAAAGGCTCAAATGTTTTTTGAAGTTCTTCTCTAAGCCCTCTATTTGCAGCTACTCCTCCTGCTAACAATACTTGCTTTACGTTGTATTTTTCAGCTGCTTTAAGTGTCTTCCCTACAAGAACATCAATAACACTCGCCTGGAAGCTTGCAGCTAAGTCTTCGGGTTTAATCTCTTCTCCTCGCTGTTTTGCATTGTGAAGAGTGTTGATAACTGCCGATTTTAAGCCACTAAAGCTAAAATCAAACGAATCTTTTTCAAGCCACGCCCTCGGAAGATCTAATGTTGGCTCTCCTTCATGTGCTAGGCGATCAATATGGGGGCCACCTGGATATGGCAAACCTATTGTTCTCGCAACCTTATCATAAGCTTCTCCAACTGCATCATCTCTTGTTTCTCCAATTACTTCAAATGTAATATGGTCCTCCATATAAACAAGTTCCGTATGGCCTCCTGAAACAACAAGAGCAAGAAGAGGAAACTGCATTTCCTTCACAAGACGGTTTGCATAAATGTGTCCTGCAATATGATGGACACCAATCAATGGCTTATTATGAGCAAAAGCAAGTGCTTTGGCTGCATTCACTCCAATAAGGAGTGCACCGACAAGTCCAGGTCCTTCTGTCACTGCTACAGCATCGATATCGTCCATTGTCAGCTTTGCTTGCTGAAGAGCTTCTTCTATCACAATGGTCATTTGTTCTACATGATGACGTGATGCTACCTCAGGGACCACTCCGCCAAATCTTTTATGACTCTCAATTTGAGATGCCACAACGTTAGCGATAATTTCTTTTCCATCTTGAATAATGGCTACAGCCGTCTCATCACAGCTTGTTTCAATTGCTAAAATCAATTCTTTTTTCATAGTTTCACCCACATTACTAATGCATCCTCTTGATTGTCTGCATAATAATTTTTTCGAACTCCACCAGGTTCAAAACCTAGCTTCTCATATAAGAAACGAGCAGGCTCGTTTGATAACCGAACTTCAAGGGTCATTGTCAATGCACCTGACTGACGTGCGAGTTGCATAACCGCCCGAAGAAGCTTTTCCCCTAGACCTTTTCCTCTATATTCCGGTAAAATTGCGATATTTGTTATGTGTGCTTCATCTACAATAATCCACACTCCACAATAGCCAACAATTTCTCCCTCGTATTCAATAATCGTATAATGAGCAAACCTATTCTTAGATAATTCATTATGAAGAGCTTCTTCACTCCATGGAAGAGTGAAAGAATGTAGCTCAATCTCGTGAAGAGCTTTTACATCTTCTACAGAAGCTAAGCGAATATGTACGTCCATTTAACGTTCGCTCATTTTATTTTGAGAAGCTAACCAGTTTGCTTCAGCCTCTGCTAAACG
This region of Priestia filamentosa genomic DNA includes:
- the tsaD gene encoding tRNA (adenosine(37)-N6)-threonylcarbamoyltransferase complex transferase subunit TsaD; protein product: MKKELILAIETSCDETAVAIIQDGKEIIANVVASQIESHKRFGGVVPEVASRHHVEQMTIVIEEALQQAKLTMDDIDAVAVTEGPGLVGALLIGVNAAKALAFAHNKPLIGVHHIAGHIYANRLVKEMQFPLLALVVSGGHTELVYMEDHITFEVIGETRDDAVGEAYDKVARTIGLPYPGGPHIDRLAHEGEPTLDLPRAWLEKDSFDFSFSGLKSAVINTLHNAKQRGEEIKPEDLAASFQASVIDVLVGKTLKAAEKYNVKQVLLAGGVAANRGLREELQKTFEPFDKQLELIIPPLPLCTDNAAMIGAAASELYKSGKRAAMDLNANPGLML
- the rimI gene encoding ribosomal protein S18-alanine N-acetyltransferase, whose protein sequence is MDVHIRLASVEDVKALHEIELHSFTLPWSEEALHNELSKNRFAHYTIIEYEGEIVGYCGVWIIVDEAHITNIAILPEYRGKGLGEKLLRAVMQLARQSGALTMTLEVRLSNEPARFLYEKLGFEPGGVRKNYYADNQEDALVMWVKL